The sequence below is a genomic window from Ornithobacterium rhinotracheale.
TTACTTTTCCGCGGAAGTTGTTGTTAAGTTTCAAAGCATCGGTTACGGTAGTGGCTTTTAGGCGGTGAGGAGACATTCTCCCTTGTTTGTCATCTGGAGCGATGCCCACGCTCTGCATATTGTTATCTGAAGTGCAATACACAAAATCCTTCTCGCCACGGTGGTACCAGGAGTTCCCTACAATGCCATGAATGGCAGGCGTAGTCCCTGTGTAGAGGCTAGAGTGCCCTGGTGCCGTATAAGTAGGCATATAATTGTAGTGTGTGTTTTTGAAATTAAAGCCCTCCCTCATCAATCGCTTAAAACCATCGTTGGAGAAATCACTATTGTAGCGATACAGATAATCGGGGCGCATTTGGTCCACCACAATGCCTACAACTAGTTTGGGTTGTTCTACTTGCCCAAAGCCCACGCAAAGTGCGCTTAAAGCAAGGCTGCTTAGAATCTTCTTCATATTACTTATTTAGATTTAAGGCACTAAATTAGTAAATTAGCGGCAAGTGAGGCTTATTTTGAGTGTGAAAAAATGTTTAAATTTCTATGCTAAACATAGCAGGGGCGGGATTCTTTACTTCTTTTTTTTCAATTCTAGTGTTAAAAGTAAAAAAGGTTTTCAACACCCGCCGTTTGAAAATTTTTTAAAGCTTTATGTACAAAAGGCTTATCCGTATTTTCAACAAGGAGTGTTCATTTGTGGCTTGCACGCTTTGATATAATTTATATAACTTAGGGCTTCGAAATTTCACCAAATTAGAATTAACCAACTAAAAAACAAAAGCTTAAAAGTATGGGCGTTTTTGATAAAAGAATAAATTACAAACCATTTGAGTATCCAGAGATACTACAATTTACCGAGGCTATTAACAAATCATTTTGGGTGCATTCAGAGGTAGATTTCACAGCCGATATTCAGGATTTTCATTCCCAAATATCGGAGCAAGATCGCAATGCTGTGAAAAACAGCTTGCTAGCCATTGCACAAATCGAAGTAGCCGTGAAAACTTTTTGGGGCAATCTCTATAAACATATGCCAAAACCAGAGATGAATGGATTAGGGGCCACCTTTGCAGAGTGCGAATTTAGGCACTCAGAGGCGTATTCAAGGTTGCTCGAAGTTTTGGGCTACAATGATGAGTTTGAAAAAGTGATAGAAGTCCCAGTCATTAGAAAAAGAATTGAGTACCTCAATGAGGCGCTGAAAGATGCCAACTCGGAAGACCATAAGGCCTATGTAATGTCCCTTTTAATGTTTAGCATTTTGATTGAAAATGTATCACTATTTAGCCAATTTGCCATCATATTATCATTCACAAGGTTTAGAGGCTATATGAAAAATGTTTCCAACATCATCGCGTGGACCTCGGTAGATGAGCAAATTCACGCCAATGCAGGAATTTATTTAATCAATAAAATTAAAGAAGAGCAGCCGCAATTATTGCAAGAGAAAGAGGATGCGCAAATTTATGCCTTAATCCAAGAATCCATCAATATAGAAGCGCAGATTCTAGACTGGATTTTTGAGCAAGGCGAAATCCCAAATATCACCAAAGAAAATCTACTAAACTTTATGAAATTCAGGGTGGATGATAGCTTGGTGAAAATCGGAATGAAGCCATTGTTTAATGTACTTAGCGAGGATTATAAAGCAATGGAATGGTTTGAGCAAGAGGTGTTTGCCAATTCGCTTGATGATTTCTTTGCCAAACGCCCCGTGGACTATACTAAGCACGACAAAAGTTTCTCGGCTAATAATTTATTCTAAAAAATAAAAAGCATAAAATATGACAGAGGCCATCAAACAAGAAATGATTTACAATTTTAGTAAAGATTTCACCCTCGGCGAATACATTTATATGGCAATGGGGCTCGTGGGCGAGCACCGCGTATGTATAGCCGTGGCGTATAAAATAGATTATTGCATCAAAAAAGCCAATCAATTCACCGCCGCAGATGCCAATGTGAAATTTACCCATATCAACAAAGTAAAGGTGGGCGAAACAAGCGCCACACAAAAATTTGAATTATAAAATTAAAACCCTAAAATATACCAACACAAAAAAATGTCTGAAGAAAAAAATATATGGTGGCTCAATGAGGAGTCTGAACAAATGCTGAACCGTGGATACCTGCTAAAAGGCGAAACCGTAGAGGGCGCCATAGAGCGCATTACCACCGCCGCTGCCAAAAGACTATACAAGCCAGAGCTACAACCCCGCTTTGAGGAAATCATACGCAAGGGCTGGATGAGCCTCTCATCACCCGTGTGGGCCAATATGGGTACCCAGCGCGGATTACCCATTTCGTGTTTTAATGTCTATGTACCCGATAGCATAGAGGGAATCACACACAAATTAGCCGAAGTCATTATGCAAACCAAAATCGGAGGAGGCACCTCGGGCTACTTCGGAGAGCTAAGACACCGCGGAACAGCCGTTACCGATAATGGTAAATCTTCTGGTTCTGTAAGTTTTATGAAACTTTTTGATACCGCAATGGATGTGGTTTCTCAAGGAGGTGTTCGCCGTGGAGCGTTTGCGGCCTATCTGGATATAGATCACCCAGATGTCGAAGAATTTTTGCATATAAAAGACATCGGGAACCCAATCCAAAATTTATTCTATGGCGTGTGCGTGCCAGATTATTGGATGAATGATATGATTGAAGGAGATATGGATAAGCGCAGAATTTGGGCCAAAGTGCTAGAATCTCGCCAGAAAAAAGGCCTGCCTTATATCCTCTTCTCAGACAATGTAAATAGGCAAAAACCACAAGTGTATAAGGACCACAATATGGTCATCAATTCAAGCAACTTATGCTCAGAAATTATGCTACCATCATCAGTAGACGAGTCATTCATCTGTTGCCTATCCTCTATGAATTTAGAATTATTTGATGAGTGGAAGGATACCGATGCCGTGCAGCTTGCCATCTACTTCCTTGATGCCGTAATTTCAGAGTTTATTGAGAAAACAGAAGGGAATTTCTATCTCTCCTCTGCAAGAAAATTTGCTATGCGCCACCGCGCACTCGGGCTTGGTGCGTTGGGCTATCACTCCTATTTGCAGAAAAATATGATTCCATTTGAAAGTATGGAGGCTAAGCAATTCAACGCCAAAGCCTTTAAGTTAATCAGAGATGAGGCCATCAAAGCAAGTGAGCAATTAGCCGAAATCTATGGCGAGCCAGAAATGCTGAAAGAATATGGCCGTAGAAATACCACCCTTATGGCAATTGCGCCCACCACTTCAAGCTCGGCAATTCTTGGGCAAACTTCTCCAGGGATAGAGCCCTACGCAAGTAATTATTACAAAGCAGGTTTAGCCAAAGGAAACTTTATGCGCCAAAATAAATATTTGAAAAAATTATTGGCAGAAAAAGGCATGGATACCGAAGATATTTGGAGAAATATTATGCTAAACCATGGTTCTATTCAGCAATTGGAAGGATTAACTCAACGAGAAAAAGATGTGTTTAAAACATTCAAAGAAATTTCTCCTATGGAAATCATCACACAAGCTGCTCAGCGTCAGCAGTTCATAGACCAAGCACAGAGCTTGAACTTAAATATTCCATCGTCTATGCCTGTAAAAGATGTCAATGCTTTGATGATTGAAGCTTGGCGTTTAGGCGTAAAAACTTTGTATTATCAGCGAAGCCAATCTGTTTCTAAAGAATTGATGGTGAATTTCGTAAAATGTGCAAGCTGCGAAGGATAATCTTTAGTAATTATTTAATAAAAAACGACCTTCGGGTTATGAGCCCGAAGGTCGTTTTATTTTATCTCAAAAAAACACCCAAAATCTATTTTTTTGGAGGGAATTTTTTGAATAAATCTTGGATTGCTGATTGAATAATCTTCTCCGAATCTGCCCTAGTAGAAAATTCTT
It includes:
- a CDS encoding ribonucleotide-diphosphate reductase subunit beta, with the protein product MGVFDKRINYKPFEYPEILQFTEAINKSFWVHSEVDFTADIQDFHSQISEQDRNAVKNSLLAIAQIEVAVKTFWGNLYKHMPKPEMNGLGATFAECEFRHSEAYSRLLEVLGYNDEFEKVIEVPVIRKRIEYLNEALKDANSEDHKAYVMSLLMFSILIENVSLFSQFAIILSFTRFRGYMKNVSNIIAWTSVDEQIHANAGIYLINKIKEEQPQLLQEKEDAQIYALIQESINIEAQILDWIFEQGEIPNITKENLLNFMKFRVDDSLVKIGMKPLFNVLSEDYKAMEWFEQEVFANSLDDFFAKRPVDYTKHDKSFSANNLF
- a CDS encoding ribonucleoside-diphosphate reductase subunit alpha is translated as MSEEKNIWWLNEESEQMLNRGYLLKGETVEGAIERITTAAAKRLYKPELQPRFEEIIRKGWMSLSSPVWANMGTQRGLPISCFNVYVPDSIEGITHKLAEVIMQTKIGGGTSGYFGELRHRGTAVTDNGKSSGSVSFMKLFDTAMDVVSQGGVRRGAFAAYLDIDHPDVEEFLHIKDIGNPIQNLFYGVCVPDYWMNDMIEGDMDKRRIWAKVLESRQKKGLPYILFSDNVNRQKPQVYKDHNMVINSSNLCSEIMLPSSVDESFICCLSSMNLELFDEWKDTDAVQLAIYFLDAVISEFIEKTEGNFYLSSARKFAMRHRALGLGALGYHSYLQKNMIPFESMEAKQFNAKAFKLIRDEAIKASEQLAEIYGEPEMLKEYGRRNTTLMAIAPTTSSSAILGQTSPGIEPYASNYYKAGLAKGNFMRQNKYLKKLLAEKGMDTEDIWRNIMLNHGSIQQLEGLTQREKDVFKTFKEISPMEIITQAAQRQQFIDQAQSLNLNIPSSMPVKDVNALMIEAWRLGVKTLYYQRSQSVSKELMVNFVKCASCEG